AGATCCATTAACCGATATATCCATGGTCTCAGAGTTTGTAGGCTTGTAGTCCACATAATACTCCTGTAAAGGGGAATTCATTTGTCTTTCAGACTCTCTGGCCTTTTTCCGCCGTCTCTTCATAAGAGAGTGCTGCTGGAGTTGCTTCATGCTGGCTGGGTAGCGTTTCCAAGACACATAGATCACCAACAGGATCATGGCCACGGAGAGAAAGAGAGCCACACTCCCTGCAATAATTTTGTGAAAGGAAACATGCTCATATTCTTGCTCTGTGCCAGGAATCTGAAACCCTGGTGAAGGGCTTGGTGTTTCAAGGGTGGGTTGGACGGCATCGGGTTTGAAGATGGTAGGCTTAAGGATAATCAGAGGCTTCTGGGGGGTTTGGGGCACCAGGTGTGATCTCTCTGTGTTGACCACCGGGATCTCAGAACAGATATTGTATGTTTCCACGGCATCACTAACTTTTTCACCTTGGATGTGCTTAGGTCCTGCACAGATCATGGTGCTCTCCTTATTTCCTTTGAAATTCTTAAGCCAAAAAAATAGAGGACAAATGCTCCGACTGCATTCCCACATATTTCCAGACAAGGTGATGGATATTAATGATATCCACGCATTGACAGTTTCCTGTGAAATGTTGGTGAGCTTATTGGAATCCAAATTCAATTTTTGCAAATTGGGGAGGCATTTAAATGTGCCTGGCTCAATTCCTTGGATGTCATTCCCTGATAAATCCAAGTTGTGCAAGGAACTCCAAGTCCATGTCAAGCCTTGGCTAATGGAGCGAATCCTGTTCCATTGTAAGTATATGGAGCGGAGGTTGAAGAGACGTGGAAAATGAGCAAAGTTGATCTTGGAAAACTGGTTGTGCTCCAGGTGGAGCTCCTTTAACTTCAAGAGGCCAGCAAACGCATTTCGGGACAAGCTTCGAAGGCGATTATAACCCAAATCCAGAAAATCAAGATTCCGACAGTCTTGAAAAACTCTTATCGGCACAGTCTTTAGTGAGTTAGATCTCAAGTGCAAAATGATGAGTTTCCGAAGGCCTTTAAATTGTTCAGATTGTAATGTCTGAAGCTTATTGTAGGAGAGGTCCAGATTGCGGAGATTGGGAACTGGGTGAAACGTTTTATTGTGCAGATAGGTAATTTTGTTGGAACTTAGGATTAATTCTTTCAGTCTACGGATCCCTTGAAATGCATCTTCATCCACTGAGCTAATGTAATTATGGTCAAGATAAAGCCATATAAGCTGGTTAAGGCCGGCAAACTGATTGGATTTCAGCTTCTGAATGCTGTTGAACCTTAATGATAAGCCTTGTGACCCTCCAGAAATGTTCTCAGGGATATCTGCGAAAGCATGAGACTCACAGTACACAATTTTACCATCACATCTGCAGTTCTTTGGGCAAGCTCTCTGAGCCCCCGTGAGCATAACAAGCAGCAGTGTAGGAAGTAGCACCAGCACCACACTCATGCCTTTCAGCTGCGTAATTAAATGGAAACCTACGAtattaaaaagaagacagatgtacaTTGTGAACCTATTAAAATAAATCACCACCAGCTTACCAATATCAGGGGCATTCCATCTAGTGTAGGAATGGGACAGTTGATTTAAGGACAACATGTATCTAACACGTGAACGTTATTTTCTTCAGTGGTGCATGATTTCTCTttaggtttcatttttttctttcttgatcttcAAATCACCACAGTGCCAGACAACTAGGAAAAGCCTTTTCAAGTTACAGGAGTTGCTATGTAACTCAACACTGAAAAGCAAGGGAGCCTTTCTTATCACTGAAGGCTTGAGTTTTAATAAGAATAACATTTGGCTAGTCGCTGTGTGGAACAATAGGACCAAAAGGACATCTATGACCTGTAAACCTGGTCCTTGTATGTCTTTCCTAGTTGAGCAAACAGACTGTGATTTGACAAAAGAGCTTCAGTAAGCTGTCAAGGTAACCCAAGTTGGCTGTGCCTGAAATTACGTACTTATTGCATAATGGGATAGCAAAATATGAGCTCAGAAAAATGTCATTGAGACTAGTATAGGCAGCCAATAAAGCATAGTATGAAGACTAATAACAGTGTAAGGTATTCTCAATTTGTTAAGAAGTATATTTTGTTGCATTCTGTGGCTCCGTGCCGGTGAAACGGGAGCTAAGACATCTAACTACTCATCACAGAGAATGCTCCAAAGTTAAGACGTCCAactgttattaaatatttacataaatgcaAAATACCTCCGTGTAGTATTAATTtgctgttattttaaatatagttgCCTTTGCAAAATTGTGGGATAAACAAGGAGAGAAACAGCAGGGTACTATCCTTCTCCCCACCACCAGACCTGCTCAGATTTcaaactgactttttttcttcccctgcCTCCATTAACTTTAGAAAGCCTGCAAAGTTGAAATCTATTGGCGCTTCTGCTGCATTTCTAAATCACTGCATGTTAAGGGACCTCTTTCCTCTGTCAACAGTAGATTGATTATTTCTTAATGGTGGGGAGGGGACTACCATgtgctgtgatttcttttttccttagatTGACATATTTTTAACCAAGAGAGAACCAGCCAAACCTCTAATCTAAAAACCCTCCTTCTCagttaagttttttgtttgtttttctttctttctttttctttttttttttttttttataatttgaaacCCGATCTTGCTCTCTGTCCTCTTGCCAGCTACAGACTCATTGAAATACATTCCAGCTCTCCCAGacaggaggggggtggggggggtggagaGACAGTCACACTTGAAAAAATAAGACTGGCAAATGACTGCTGGAAATTTAGAAGCTGTGTTAGGATCCAGGTTCACTGATAAAAGCCCTTGAGGAACCCCTGCTAAAGTAGGGACCCCACCCCAAACACACACGCAGTAAAGTGTCAACAGTCACCCTGACCGCAAGCAGAAATATAAGCATGTCTAATATTACCAGGACATAGAAGCAAACAATATTTATCTCATGTTCAATTCCCAAGCTGTGGCTATGCAGACAGTAGAGACAGTCTTAAAGAGATTTCTCTAGAGTCTGTTTAAGTCCGTGTTATGcatttatggatttttaaaaaagcactgtaaaaaggaaaatgatctaAGAATACAGAATAGCAACTATAGTGAGTCAACTGGCAAACTCAAAGACTgctgctttttgcttctttcccgtttttttcccttttctttctttctttctttctttttttttttttttatcagctaATGCCAGGACTGAGGCTAGGAAGCCAAGAGGAGATCAGCTTTGCTAAGAAGGAAACAACAAAAGTTCACTTACCCATCCTTTGTCATCCAAAAACGTTTTCCCCCTCTCTCAGCTTGCTTCTTATTTGGTCTCCCGTGCTGAAACCACCACTACCTTCATGACACAGTGCGGCTGTCATTCACACCATTCTGATCCCGCATGTGAGCTAGTAGCCCCATACAAACTTCCCCGGAGAGGacgagcaaaaaaaaaataataatatatatataaatatgtatttaaaaaaaaatccgcACGGGGTGGGATGGAGGGGCACAGAAAAGGAAGCCGTTGGGGGGCTGCGGGGAGAGGGCCTCTAGGCGCTGAGGACCATTGTGTGATTCACCAGAGACCCATCAGCAGTAATTGGCAATCTGTGCAAAAGAGCTACAGCCCATCTCGGAGGTAACCAACTTCTCTgcaaaaagacaggaaaaaaagaaaatctttcagaATACCTGACATTCCTTATTGTGCTGGCTTTTGCCATTCCCATATAAAGCAATTCATCCTCTGGATTTTCAGTTCTTGAAGGAAGTAGGCCTCCTGTGCTGTATAAGACCCCAGTTTAAAAGCTATGCAGGCTAGGTTTATCCATTTAGCTGGTCAGGTTTAAAGTGTTTTGTAGCTGTGCTGAGAGGCAGCCCTTGTCTAATTCAGAAGGCTTTCCAGAGACTGATGATGCTCAGAGCTTGTTGGTGCTAATGCTTGAGTTTGTGATACACTGAGTGCCCTCCGCTGGAGAAAACAGATTGCACATTAAAGACGGGAACAAGTGAGCCTGTCAGTGGTGTGCAGCCTTCCCTTGCTCAGAAAGGGAAATTAAAGGCACAGAATcgcttttttcccctctcttgaataatatatattatgaaaGGTTTATGCCAAGGAATTCCTTTTAATGAGAGCAAATATTAAGTCGAATTTTGATTCTCTAAATGTTATACAATTAATAGTTTCTACAAGTTGCTttgacctaattttttttctgcatatgTCACAGGAGATTtatcgtcttttttttttcaatgccagaaatctttgaaatatgagttttatttattcttcctgttggtttattttatttatttacattttgtttagCTAACTATATAGGAAAGCGATCTTCCTCAAGGGAAAAATGTAAATTGATTGATTTTAAAGAGagttacatttaaaatgtttaagtctAATCTTTAAATCCTCAACCATCGACAATATAATACATTCTGCAATTTTGTGCATTTTATTGAACAGTCTAGAGAACATAAGTTtctaaaagtttacatttttagtCTTAAAGCTACTATCATCTATACTGAATTACCAAATGTGAAGATAACTAAAAGACTAGAATTCCATCTTGACATTCTTAGTACACTCTCCTTAAATTTATCTACATTTAGAATGCAAATTATGTCTTATGCAAATCACTTATTGTAATGTGCAATTTCAGGAAAACAAAAGCAGTTGAATATGGGATTAGTTATCACAGTATTTCTCTAAAATTTGCACAATATCCTCAGAATTAGGAGGGGTGAAATGATAAAATCTTTGGGATGCATAACTTTTAAAACCTACACGTTGACCTTAAATTTTTACTAAATACTGAAAAAGAGGTATAATACATCACCTTAATTttgttcctcatttttttttttgctagtttaTCTCTTAATCTTCTAACAGATAACAATTTTTGGAATAATCCAGCAGAATAAACCAATATTCTAGAGAAAGCTGCTAGGTTAGGTCGTTAACCTAATTTAA
The sequence above is a segment of the Nycticebus coucang isolate mNycCou1 chromosome 4, mNycCou1.pri, whole genome shotgun sequence genome. Coding sequences within it:
- the LRRTM4 gene encoding leucine-rich repeat transmembrane neuronal protein 4 isoform X2 — its product is MGFHLITQLKGMSVVLVLLPTLLLVMLTGAQRACPKNCRCDGKIVYCESHAFADIPENISGGSQGLSLRFNSIQKLKSNQFAGLNQLIWLYLDHNYISSVDEDAFQGIRRLKELILSSNKITYLHNKTFHPVPNLRNLDLSYNKLQTLQSEQFKGLRKLIILHLRSNSLKTVPIRVFQDCRNLDFLDLGYNRLRSLSRNAFAGLLKLKELHLEHNQFSKINFAHFPRLFNLRSIYLQWNRIRSISQGLTWTWSSLHNLDLSGNDIQGIEPGTFKCLPNLQKLNLDSNKLTNISQETVNAWISLISITLSGNMWECSRSICPLFFWLKNFKGNKESTMICAGPKHIQGEKVSDAVETYNICSEIPVVNTERSHLVPQTPQKPLIILKPTIFKPDAVQPTLETPSPSPGFQIPGTEQEYEHVSFHKIIAGSVALFLSVAMILLVIYVSWKRYPASMKQLQQHSLMKRRRKKARESERQMNSPLQEYYVDYKPTNSETMDISVNGSGPCTYTISGSRECEV
- the LRRTM4 gene encoding leucine-rich repeat transmembrane neuronal protein 4 isoform X1; protein product: MSGFHLITQLKGMSVVLVLLPTLLLVMLTGAQRACPKNCRCDGKIVYCESHAFADIPENISGGSQGLSLRFNSIQKLKSNQFAGLNQLIWLYLDHNYISSVDEDAFQGIRRLKELILSSNKITYLHNKTFHPVPNLRNLDLSYNKLQTLQSEQFKGLRKLIILHLRSNSLKTVPIRVFQDCRNLDFLDLGYNRLRSLSRNAFAGLLKLKELHLEHNQFSKINFAHFPRLFNLRSIYLQWNRIRSISQGLTWTWSSLHNLDLSGNDIQGIEPGTFKCLPNLQKLNLDSNKLTNISQETVNAWISLISITLSGNMWECSRSICPLFFWLKNFKGNKESTMICAGPKHIQGEKVSDAVETYNICSEIPVVNTERSHLVPQTPQKPLIILKPTIFKPDAVQPTLETPSPSPGFQIPGTEQEYEHVSFHKIIAGSVALFLSVAMILLVIYVSWKRYPASMKQLQQHSLMKRRRKKARESERQMNSPLQEYYVDYKPTNSETMDISVNGSGPCTYTISGSRECEV